A section of the Blastocatellia bacterium genome encodes:
- a CDS encoding helix-turn-helix domain-containing protein translates to MKKKTEIIAETERVLVSRRGRRSIQVWCEQCARQVKMLTAEEVASVVGVSRRTIYRWVEAEKVHFTDTPDGRLLICADSLDEGRLGEKR, encoded by the coding sequence ATGAAGAAGAAGACAGAGATCATAGCGGAGACCGAGCGAGTCTTGGTCAGCCGCCGGGGCAGGCGTTCGATTCAAGTTTGGTGCGAGCAATGTGCGCGGCAGGTCAAGATGCTGACAGCCGAAGAGGTCGCCAGCGTCGTTGGGGTGAGCCGGCGCACCATCTACCGGTGGGTGGAAGCAGAGAAGGTGCACTTCACCGACACACCTGACGGGCGACTTCTCATCTGTGCGGATTCGTTGGACGAAGGCCGCCTGGGAGAGAAGAGATGA